Proteins encoded within one genomic window of Geotalea daltonii FRC-32:
- a CDS encoding YbhB/YbcL family Raf kinase inhibitor-like protein produces MEFKLTCPAFHHGSQIPSRYTCDGDDINPYLVIQGAPAAAKSLALIMDDPDAPGGTWVHWLLWDISPEIKEIKEHTAPFGAKEGVNSWDRSGYGGPCPSSGLHRYFFRLFALDIRPKIAGSAAREELERAMEGHILATTELMGTYARTNQAPM; encoded by the coding sequence ATGGAATTCAAGCTGACGTGTCCCGCTTTTCACCATGGCTCACAGATTCCGTCCAGGTATACCTGCGATGGAGACGACATCAATCCTTACCTGGTCATTCAGGGCGCGCCGGCGGCGGCAAAGTCGCTGGCCTTGATCATGGATGATCCGGATGCACCGGGCGGAACCTGGGTTCATTGGTTGTTATGGGATATCTCTCCGGAAATAAAGGAGATAAAGGAGCATACCGCTCCCTTTGGCGCAAAGGAGGGTGTCAATAGCTGGGACAGGAGCGGCTATGGTGGACCCTGTCCTTCCTCCGGCCTCCACCGCTATTTCTTCAGACTGTTTGCTCTCGACATCAGGCCGAAGATTGCCGGGTCAGCGGCGAGGGAAGAGCTGGAAAGGGCAATGGAGGGGCATATCCTTGCGACAACTGAGCTGATGGGCACCTATGCCAGAACAAATCAGGCACCGATGTAA
- a CDS encoding GMP reductase: MRVETDLKLGFKDVLIRPKRSNLKSRAQVKMERTFTFLHSKRQWTGVPIIAANMDTIGTFEVAGVLAEHNMLTAIHKHYTPADWQNFLKDCDSRIYSRIMVCTGTSDDDFGKLAKIAGNHPQLEFICIDVANGYSESFVAFLSRVREAYPDKTIVAGNVVTGEMVEELLLSGADVVKVGIGPGSACTTRTKAGVGYPQLSAVIECADAAHGLGGRIISDGGCTCPGDIAKAFGGGADFTMLGGMLAGHDESGGQLVERGGQQYKLFYGMSSKTAMARHAGGVAAYRASEGKTVEVPYRGPIAETVKDILGGVRSACTYVGAEALRELTKRTTFIRVQEQENRLFS; the protein is encoded by the coding sequence ATGCGGGTTGAGACGGATCTGAAACTGGGCTTCAAGGATGTGCTGATCAGACCGAAGCGGTCGAATCTGAAGAGCCGTGCCCAGGTGAAAATGGAAAGGACCTTCACCTTTCTCCACAGTAAAAGGCAGTGGACCGGCGTACCGATCATCGCTGCCAACATGGACACCATCGGCACCTTTGAAGTGGCCGGGGTGCTGGCAGAACACAACATGCTCACCGCCATCCACAAGCATTATACCCCTGCCGACTGGCAAAACTTCCTCAAGGACTGTGACAGTCGCATCTATTCCAGGATCATGGTCTGCACCGGCACCTCCGATGACGACTTCGGCAAGCTGGCCAAAATTGCCGGCAATCATCCCCAGTTGGAGTTCATTTGCATCGACGTGGCCAACGGCTACTCCGAAAGCTTTGTCGCCTTTCTCAGCCGCGTCAGAGAAGCCTATCCGGATAAAACCATTGTCGCCGGCAATGTGGTAACCGGCGAAATGGTCGAGGAACTGCTTCTCTCCGGCGCCGATGTGGTCAAGGTGGGAATCGGCCCCGGTTCGGCATGCACTACCAGAACTAAAGCAGGTGTCGGTTACCCTCAGCTCTCGGCAGTCATCGAATGCGCCGATGCCGCCCATGGCCTCGGGGGCCGGATCATTTCCGATGGCGGCTGCACCTGCCCCGGCGACATCGCCAAAGCCTTCGGGGGCGGCGCTGATTTTACCATGCTTGGCGGCATGCTTGCCGGTCACGACGAAAGCGGCGGTCAGCTGGTAGAGCGAGGTGGGCAGCAGTACAAATTGTTCTACGGAATGAGTTCAAAGACAGCCATGGCCAGGCATGCCGGCGGAGTGGCTGCATATCGCGCTTCGGAAGGCAAAACGGTCGAAGTCCCCTATCGCGGTCCCATAGCGGAAACGGTGAAAGACATTCTCGGCGGAGTGCGCTCTGCCTGTACCTATGTGGGAGCAGAAGCGCTGCGGGAACTGACCAAGCGCACCACTTTCATCCGCGTTCAGGAACAGGAAAATCGCCTCTTCAGCTGA
- a CDS encoding MBL fold metallo-hydrolase, translating to MNRNNLFCIDLDQPSLEGFRKFISSWLYLGETFTILVDPGPLSTITHLCSQLRQKGIERLDYVLLTHIHIDHAGGTGALLKEFPEATVICHPEGVRHMTAPEKLWQGTRKVLGPRLAEAYGEIVPVPEGRIGYEETIGKTGIRAFLTPGHAQHHCSYLLDDLLFAGEVAGVHCELADGLYMRPATPPRFILQVALDSIDRMIDLAPRTMVFAHYGLVDDALKHLQVARNQLLLWVKGVAANISLEGAKREEAIVDWLLQKDENYRNVSRLPQDLTVRERYFLGNTLRGLIEYVESLPDKERRALRDKEK from the coding sequence TTGAATCGTAACAACCTCTTCTGCATTGATCTTGATCAACCCAGCCTGGAAGGATTCCGCAAGTTCATCAGTTCCTGGCTTTACCTGGGCGAGACCTTCACCATCCTCGTCGACCCCGGACCGCTCTCGACCATCACCCATCTTTGCAGCCAACTTCGGCAAAAAGGGATCGAACGCCTCGATTATGTGCTTCTCACCCACATCCACATCGATCATGCCGGTGGAACCGGGGCGCTGCTCAAGGAATTCCCCGAGGCGACGGTGATCTGCCATCCCGAGGGAGTCCGGCACATGACGGCGCCGGAAAAGCTGTGGCAAGGCACGCGCAAGGTACTCGGCCCCCGTTTGGCCGAGGCCTATGGGGAAATCGTCCCGGTGCCCGAAGGAAGAATCGGCTACGAAGAAACTATCGGAAAAACCGGCATCCGCGCCTTCCTTACCCCCGGCCATGCCCAGCACCACTGCAGCTATCTGCTCGATGACCTCCTTTTCGCCGGGGAGGTGGCCGGTGTCCATTGCGAGCTTGCCGACGGCCTTTACATGCGCCCTGCCACCCCGCCCCGTTTTATCCTCCAGGTGGCACTGGACTCCATTGACCGGATGATAGATCTTGCTCCGCGCACCATGGTCTTTGCCCACTATGGATTAGTGGATGATGCGCTGAAGCATCTGCAAGTTGCCCGCAACCAGCTGCTGCTCTGGGTCAAGGGAGTTGCGGCAAACATTTCTTTGGAAGGCGCAAAACGGGAGGAAGCGATTGTCGATTGGCTCTTGCAAAAGGATGAGAATTACCGCAACGTCAGCCGCCTGCCCCAGGACCTAACCGTCCGTGAACGCTACTTCCTGGGCAATACCCTGCGCGGCCTCATTGAATACGTGGAAAGCCTCCCCGATAAGGAACGGCGAGCACTGAGGGATAAAGAAAAATAA
- a CDS encoding PaaI family thioesterase yields MSSEQESFESLPEVGGRWPGSCFACSVDHPHGLHLRFRHTAEGVVSSCVVPEHYCGFDGMVHGGIITTLLDEASAWALMARHGKLGVTREMTVRFLKPVLTGQELTIEACIVEFDSKTAAVKGTVKNSEGEILAESSCSWAFPRLSRIAGLAGVEEQRLQAFLDDCRLPGDGGK; encoded by the coding sequence ATGTCATCGGAGCAAGAATCTTTCGAAAGCCTGCCGGAAGTGGGTGGCCGCTGGCCGGGCTCCTGCTTTGCCTGTTCGGTAGATCATCCCCATGGGCTGCATCTGCGCTTCCGCCACACGGCAGAAGGGGTCGTTTCTAGCTGTGTCGTACCGGAGCACTACTGCGGCTTCGATGGGATGGTCCACGGCGGCATCATTACGACACTTCTGGACGAGGCATCGGCCTGGGCTCTGATGGCCCGCCACGGCAAACTGGGCGTGACACGGGAGATGACGGTCCGCTTCCTGAAGCCGGTCCTGACAGGGCAGGAGCTTACAATCGAAGCCTGCATCGTCGAATTCGACAGCAAAACGGCTGCCGTGAAGGGTACGGTAAAAAACAGCGAAGGTGAGATCCTTGCTGAAAGTTCCTGTTCCTGGGCTTTTCCGCGGTTATCGCGCATTGCCGGGCTGGCCGGGGTGGAGGAGCAGCGACTGCAGGCTTTTCTCGACGATTGTCGGCTGCCGGGCGATGGTGGTAAATGA
- a CDS encoding ATP-binding protein, translating into MAFFKWYSIRIKLLGIMLLSGLPLVLAVGSLLHGNFKGAYRESEHAAIVTAQAIAYRHNAQVEGLRHLLVALAQHPDIKARNRGACARILQEIMSQGSSSSNIGIADTKGNLIASGTRSLAPDFNILDRKYFRDALRNRRFSVGEFAISRTLGKASLHFALPVLDASGEPQAVIFAIQDLNQFDTFFNLQGFPADCNLTLSDHRGMIIYTYPGVRGLKVGSPDRLEITGMLHGGGDEGTFVKIGLDGVKKLFAFKKIRLEQDGEPYMYIRITIPHEVAMADANRFILTSVAVLFLATLLTIALSSLLAGRYLTTPLEQLSSAAREVAHGNLSVRTALPSHDELGFLSRSFDAMTEALSARLQEKDAAEAQLKVSEEKFRAIFDHLSDAIFIHEIGNGRIIDVNYAMCDMYGYTATEAIKLTIQEISQGEPPYSATEAMQFMQLAGDGEPQLFEWHARHHDGSFFWVEVSMRRAAVGETDAIVVLARDISERKAAEAEKKTLLEQLNQSQKMESVGRLAGGIAHDFNNLLTPIIGFAELAAQEIPENGTTKAKIDRIVQAALRAKDLVHQLLSFSRKQILDMKIIDLNVVISSFYQILRRTISERIEIRLQLFPGLGGIRADRTNVEQILMNLLVNAQDAIDGAGTVTIETGEVVLDDEYARFHAEAVPGRYALLAVTDTGNGIAKGDLPHIFEPFFTTKMTGKGSGLGLATVYGIVKQHHGNIWAYSEEGQGTVFKMYFPMTEAMPYLADEKPIEQVDRGRTQGVILLVEDNELVRTMLKELLLGIGYDVLDAEHPRQAILLAEGRQIDLLLTDVIMPDMDGPELHRRLLAAYPGLRVIFMSGYTDNVVVQLVKEVQMANFIQKPFTVHDIVERVAAMMAAAQRPVS; encoded by the coding sequence TTGGCTTTTTTTAAATGGTATTCCATAAGAATAAAGCTTCTTGGCATCATGTTGCTGTCCGGATTACCGCTGGTGTTGGCGGTGGGTTCGCTTCTGCATGGCAATTTCAAGGGAGCTTACCGTGAATCTGAGCATGCGGCTATCGTAACTGCACAAGCCATTGCCTACCGCCATAATGCCCAGGTCGAGGGGCTGCGCCACCTTTTAGTCGCCCTGGCCCAGCATCCTGATATCAAAGCAAGGAATAGGGGCGCATGCGCTCGGATTCTCCAGGAAATAATGAGCCAGGGTTCTTCCAGCTCCAATATCGGCATTGCCGATACCAAGGGCAACCTGATTGCCTCGGGAACCCGCTCGCTGGCGCCTGACTTCAACATCCTGGACCGGAAGTATTTCCGGGATGCCCTTCGAAACAGGCGCTTCAGCGTTGGGGAGTTTGCCATCAGCAGGACTTTGGGAAAGGCTTCGCTGCATTTTGCCTTGCCGGTCCTTGATGCGTCCGGAGAGCCGCAGGCTGTAATTTTTGCCATACAGGACTTGAACCAGTTTGACACTTTCTTCAACCTGCAGGGATTTCCGGCCGATTGCAACCTTACCCTTTCCGATCACAGGGGGATGATCATCTACACCTATCCTGGCGTAAGAGGGTTGAAAGTCGGCAGTCCCGACAGGCTGGAGATTACCGGAATGTTGCATGGTGGCGGGGATGAAGGGACCTTTGTCAAGATAGGCCTGGACGGGGTGAAGAAGCTGTTCGCCTTCAAAAAAATCAGGCTGGAACAAGATGGGGAACCCTACATGTACATCCGGATTACCATCCCCCATGAAGTGGCCATGGCTGACGCAAACCGGTTTATCCTCACTTCTGTGGCAGTGCTTTTCCTTGCCACACTGTTAACCATAGCTCTAAGCAGTCTGCTGGCAGGCCGGTATCTGACAACGCCCCTGGAGCAGCTGTCGTCGGCAGCCCGGGAGGTGGCTCATGGCAATCTCTCCGTCAGGACTGCTCTTCCCTCCCATGACGAGTTGGGCTTCCTCTCCCGTTCCTTTGATGCCATGACAGAAGCCCTGAGCGCAAGACTGCAGGAAAAAGATGCGGCTGAAGCACAGCTCAAGGTAAGTGAGGAGAAATTCAGGGCAATTTTCGATCACCTAAGCGATGCAATTTTTATTCATGAAATCGGCAATGGCCGGATCATCGATGTGAACTATGCCATGTGCGATATGTATGGATATACTGCGACAGAGGCCATTAAATTGACTATTCAGGAGATAAGCCAGGGTGAGCCTCCCTATTCGGCAACAGAGGCGATGCAGTTCATGCAGCTTGCCGGAGATGGCGAGCCACAGCTCTTCGAATGGCATGCCAGGCACCATGATGGTTCCTTTTTCTGGGTGGAAGTGAGCATGCGCCGGGCGGCGGTCGGTGAAACGGATGCCATCGTTGTCCTGGCCCGCGACATTTCTGAACGCAAAGCTGCAGAAGCTGAAAAGAAAACTCTGCTGGAGCAGCTCAACCAGTCCCAGAAGATGGAATCAGTCGGCCGGCTGGCTGGCGGTATTGCCCATGACTTCAACAACCTGTTGACCCCCATCATTGGCTTTGCCGAGCTGGCGGCACAAGAAATTCCCGAAAATGGCACTACCAAGGCAAAGATCGACCGGATCGTCCAAGCCGCTTTGCGGGCCAAGGATCTGGTCCACCAGCTTTTGAGCTTCAGCCGGAAGCAAATTCTCGACATGAAGATCATCGATCTCAATGTGGTCATCTCCTCATTTTATCAGATACTGCGCAGGACCATCAGCGAACGCATCGAGATCCGACTGCAACTTTTTCCCGGACTTGGCGGAATACGTGCCGACAGGACCAATGTGGAGCAAATTCTCATGAATCTGCTGGTCAACGCCCAGGATGCCATAGACGGTGCAGGTACGGTCACCATCGAGACGGGGGAAGTCGTACTTGATGATGAATATGCGCGGTTTCATGCCGAAGCCGTGCCGGGACGTTATGCCCTGCTTGCCGTGACCGACACCGGCAACGGCATAGCCAAAGGGGACCTGCCCCATATATTCGAGCCGTTTTTCACTACGAAGATGACCGGCAAAGGCTCCGGTTTGGGGCTGGCGACGGTATACGGCATAGTGAAGCAGCATCACGGCAATATCTGGGCCTATTCCGAGGAAGGGCAGGGGACGGTCTTCAAGATGTATTTTCCCATGACAGAAGCTATGCCCTATCTGGCTGATGAAAAACCGATAGAGCAGGTTGACAGGGGGAGGACCCAGGGCGTTATCCTACTGGTGGAGGATAACGAACTGGTGCGGACCATGCTAAAGGAACTTCTGCTTGGCATCGGCTACGATGTTCTGGATGCCGAGCATCCGCGCCAGGCGATCCTGTTGGCCGAGGGTCGGCAGATCGACCTGCTGCTTACCGATGTCATCATGCCTGACATGGACGGACCGGAGCTGCATAGAAGACTGCTTGCCGCATATCCCGGTTTGAGAGTTATCTTCATGTCCGGATATACCGACAATGTGGTTGTGCAACTGGTGAAAGAGGTGCAAATGGCCAATTTTATTCAGAAGCCTTTCACTGTCCATGATATCGTCGAGCGCGTTGCGGCCATGATGGCCGCGGCGCAACGCCCAGTCAGCTGA
- a CDS encoding FKBP-type peptidyl-prolyl cis-trans isomerase: MQRVIIAILIALIATPVFAAEEPKTEEQKTLYAIGTVIARQLSVFNLTPSELELIKQGLTDAVSGKKPLVDEAGYTAKIQELATARRNAQGEKLAAEAKEYVEKTAKEKGAVKAASGMIYLPVKDGSGTSPKATDKVKVNYRGTLVNGQEFDSSYKRGQAAEFPLNQVIPCWTEGLQMMKTGGKAKLICPPEIAYGKAGSGAIPPNATLVFEVELLDIVK, from the coding sequence ATGCAAAGAGTCATCATCGCTATTCTGATCGCCCTCATCGCCACCCCTGTCTTCGCCGCCGAAGAGCCGAAGACAGAAGAACAGAAGACCCTTTATGCCATCGGCACGGTCATCGCCCGTCAGCTGTCCGTCTTCAACCTGACCCCCTCCGAGTTGGAACTGATCAAGCAGGGATTGACCGATGCGGTAAGCGGCAAGAAGCCCCTTGTGGATGAAGCCGGTTATACGGCAAAGATACAGGAACTTGCCACTGCCAGACGCAATGCCCAGGGAGAAAAGCTTGCCGCCGAGGCAAAAGAATACGTTGAAAAGACGGCAAAGGAAAAGGGTGCGGTTAAGGCTGCCTCAGGCATGATCTACCTGCCGGTCAAGGATGGCAGCGGAACCAGTCCGAAAGCAACGGACAAGGTGAAGGTAAATTACCGTGGCACCCTTGTCAACGGTCAGGAATTCGACAGCTCCTACAAACGGGGACAGGCCGCGGAATTTCCCTTGAACCAGGTAATCCCTTGCTGGACCGAAGGGCTGCAGATGATGAAGACCGGAGGCAAGGCAAAGCTCATCTGCCCGCCTGAGATAGCCTACGGCAAGGCAGGTTCCGGCGCTATCCCCCCCAATGCCACGCTGGTTTTCGAAGTCGAGCTGCTGGACATCGTCAAATAG
- a CDS encoding iron-containing alcohol dehydrogenase, whose amino-acid sequence MNNFSYYNPTKIIFGKGKIASIAKEIPAEARVLVTYGGGSIKRNGVYDQVREALKGHDFLEFGGIEVNPGYETLMKGVEVVRKEAVTMLLAVGGGSVADGTKFIAAAANFKGEPWDILSKQAPVKSAIPLGVVLTLPATGSESNSFAVISRKATHEKLAFGSPLCYPKFAVLDPETTYTLPPVQIANGVVDAFIHTIEQYLTYPAAAPLQDRLAEGVLLTLLEVGPKALATPNDYDTMASLMWCATLALNGLIGCGVPQDWSTHMIGHELTAAYGIDHARTLAVVLPGLLRNRREEKHEKLLQYARQIWGVTDGSDDERIESAIGRTEEFFQSLGVPTRLSGYVDAVSAPEAIAARLEARGGNPLGERASITPDVVREILATRL is encoded by the coding sequence ATGAACAACTTCAGCTATTACAACCCCACCAAGATCATCTTCGGCAAGGGTAAGATAGCCTCCATAGCCAAAGAGATCCCGGCAGAGGCCAGGGTTCTCGTCACCTACGGCGGCGGCAGCATCAAGCGGAACGGTGTCTACGATCAGGTCAGGGAAGCTCTCAAAGGCCATGACTTCCTGGAATTTGGCGGTATCGAGGTTAATCCCGGCTATGAGACATTGATGAAAGGTGTGGAGGTAGTCAGAAAAGAGGCGGTGACCATGCTGCTTGCGGTCGGTGGCGGTTCGGTGGCGGACGGAACCAAGTTCATCGCTGCAGCCGCTAATTTTAAGGGTGAGCCGTGGGATATCCTGTCAAAACAGGCGCCGGTAAAATCCGCCATACCTTTGGGGGTGGTACTGACACTGCCTGCTACCGGCTCGGAATCCAATTCCTTTGCCGTGATCTCCCGCAAAGCTACCCACGAGAAACTGGCCTTCGGCAGCCCGCTCTGCTATCCGAAATTTGCCGTGCTTGACCCGGAAACCACCTATACCCTGCCGCCAGTACAGATAGCCAACGGTGTTGTCGATGCCTTCATCCATACCATCGAACAGTATCTTACCTACCCTGCCGCCGCTCCATTGCAGGACCGTCTGGCGGAAGGGGTCCTGCTGACCCTGCTCGAGGTGGGGCCGAAGGCCCTTGCCACGCCCAATGACTACGACACCATGGCCAGTCTCATGTGGTGCGCCACTCTGGCCCTGAACGGACTCATCGGCTGTGGAGTGCCCCAGGACTGGTCGACCCATATGATCGGCCATGAACTGACGGCGGCATATGGCATCGACCATGCCCGGACCCTGGCCGTTGTGCTACCGGGACTGTTGCGTAACCGCAGGGAAGAAAAGCATGAAAAGCTGCTGCAGTATGCAAGGCAAATCTGGGGCGTTACCGACGGCAGTGATGATGAGCGCATTGAATCGGCCATTGGCCGGACCGAAGAATTTTTTCAGTCGCTGGGGGTGCCGACACGGCTGTCGGGATATGTCGACGCCGTTTCTGCGCCGGAGGCCATTGCTGCGCGTCTTGAGGCTCGGGGTGGCAACCCCTTGGGAGAGCGGGCCAGCATTACGCCTGACGTGGTGCGTGAAATACTGGCAACCCGTCTCTGA
- a CDS encoding fatty acid--CoA ligase, protein MSEMLIPRTPSAHNYQLLIKNMLYTPMVNNPDQEIVYRHHYRGTYRDLRERVCRLASVLTGLGVKPGDTVAVMDWDSHRYLEMFFAVPMIGAVLHTINVRLSPEQILYTIDHAEDDVLFVNSEFLPILEQIRGRIDLVRTYVLIADEPCDAHTVKFAGEYEQLLAQAASHFDFPDLDENTRATTFYTTGTTGLPKGVYFSHRQLVMHTMGLLAMLGSVVGHGGFRRDDVYMPMTPMFHVHAWGIPYVATMLGVKQVYPGRYSPDLLLELKEKEQVTFSHCVPTIMHMLLKHPHADQMDLSGWKLIIGGAAMSRTLCLDALSRGIDVFTGYGMSETCPIITISQLTPGMLALSPEEQAMIRCRTGLSLPLVELRVADSTLQEQPWDGKSSGEIVVRAPWLSQGYLKDHKASERLWDGGYLHTGDVAVRDEKGYVRITDRTKDVIKVAGEWISSLELEDIVAHHHAVAEVAVIGQPDEKWGERPLVLVMAKPGEQANEKEIAHHLRQYADKGVVSKHVVLARVRLVEAIDKTSVGKINKVALREKYL, encoded by the coding sequence ATGAGTGAGATGCTGATTCCCCGCACCCCATCCGCCCATAATTACCAGCTGTTGATCAAGAACATGCTCTACACTCCCATGGTCAACAACCCCGATCAGGAGATCGTTTACCGTCACCACTATCGCGGCACCTATCGGGATCTGCGCGAGCGTGTCTGCAGGCTTGCTTCAGTGTTGACCGGCCTTGGGGTAAAACCGGGGGACACGGTGGCGGTGATGGACTGGGACAGCCACCGCTACCTGGAGATGTTCTTCGCTGTGCCCATGATCGGCGCGGTGCTGCACACTATCAATGTCAGGCTTTCGCCTGAGCAGATCCTCTACACCATCGACCATGCCGAGGATGATGTCCTTTTCGTCAACAGCGAATTTCTGCCCATCCTGGAGCAGATCCGTGGCCGAATCGACCTGGTGCGGACCTACGTGCTCATTGCCGATGAGCCGTGCGACGCCCATACTGTCAAGTTTGCCGGAGAGTACGAGCAACTGCTGGCCCAGGCGGCCTCCCATTTCGACTTTCCCGATCTGGATGAAAATACCCGCGCCACCACCTTCTACACCACCGGCACCACCGGTTTGCCGAAGGGAGTCTATTTCAGCCACAGGCAGCTAGTGATGCATACCATGGGACTACTGGCCATGCTGGGATCGGTGGTCGGCCACGGCGGTTTTCGCCGTGACGATGTCTACATGCCCATGACCCCCATGTTCCACGTGCATGCCTGGGGAATCCCCTATGTGGCGACCATGCTCGGCGTCAAACAGGTCTATCCCGGCCGCTATTCGCCGGACCTGCTGCTGGAGCTGAAGGAGAAGGAGCAGGTGACCTTCTCCCACTGTGTGCCGACCATTATGCATATGCTCCTCAAGCATCCCCATGCCGACCAGATGGACCTTTCCGGGTGGAAGCTGATTATCGGCGGTGCTGCCATGTCCCGGACCCTCTGCCTGGACGCGCTGTCCCGAGGCATCGACGTCTTTACCGGTTACGGCATGTCCGAAACTTGTCCGATTATCACCATCTCCCAGCTGACCCCGGGAATGCTTGCCCTGTCCCCCGAGGAACAGGCGATGATCCGTTGTCGCACCGGCCTTTCTCTGCCGCTGGTGGAGCTGAGGGTAGCCGACTCGACTCTGCAGGAACAGCCATGGGACGGCAAGAGTAGCGGCGAGATCGTCGTCCGCGCCCCCTGGCTGAGCCAGGGCTATCTGAAAGACCACAAGGCGTCCGAGCGATTGTGGGACGGCGGATACCTGCACACGGGCGATGTGGCGGTGCGGGACGAGAAGGGATATGTGCGGATCACCGATCGTACCAAGGATGTGATAAAGGTGGCAGGGGAATGGATTTCGTCCCTTGAACTGGAGGATATCGTTGCCCATCATCATGCTGTGGCCGAGGTGGCGGTGATCGGCCAGCCCGACGAAAAGTGGGGTGAGCGCCCCCTGGTCCTGGTGATGGCAAAGCCTGGGGAACAGGCGAACGAGAAGGAAATTGCCCATCATCTTCGGCAGTACGCCGACAAGGGGGTAGTGAGCAAACATGTGGTGCTGGCCAGGGTGCGGCTGGTGGAGGCGATAGACAAGACCAGTGTCGGCAAGATCAACAAGGTTGCCTTGCGGGAGAAGTACCTGTAG
- a CDS encoding glyceraldehyde-3-phosphate dehydrogenase produces the protein MMNQKQTAYLKEWQGYEGLAEQMLPIIGRLYRDHNVVTTVYGRSLVNTSTIDILKAHRFARLILDGELTVVDTFPILEAVGKLDLAPARIDIGRLAIRYQAQAGQLPVDEFLRRELAPVNTGRVPLLDEPRDIVLYGFGRIGRLLARILIEKAGSGEKLRIRAAVVRKGSAGDLAKRASLLRRDSVHGQFHGIITIDEEENAIIANGNMIRIIYADAPEDVNYTQYGIHNAILIDNTGKWRDRDGLGRHLQAKGIAKVILTAPGKGDIPNVVAGVNNELITAEETLFSAASCTTNAIVPVLKAVNDRFGIVSGHVETCHSYTNDQNLIDNYHKASRRGRSAPLNMVITETGAAKAVAKALPELTGKLTGNAIRVPTPNVSLAILNLELKQGATVETLNGYLRDISLESPLQNQIDFTNSPEVVSSDFVGSRHAGVVDSLATIVQGNRCVLYVWYDNEFGYSCQVVRMVQKMAGLELPAMPS, from the coding sequence ATGATGAATCAGAAGCAGACAGCGTATTTGAAGGAATGGCAGGGCTATGAAGGATTAGCCGAGCAGATGCTGCCCATAATCGGCAGACTTTACCGTGACCATAACGTGGTGACCACCGTCTATGGCCGTTCGCTGGTCAACACCTCCACTATCGATATTCTCAAGGCCCATCGTTTTGCCAGGCTTATTCTGGACGGAGAGCTGACGGTTGTGGATACTTTTCCCATCCTGGAGGCGGTAGGCAAGCTGGACCTGGCTCCGGCGCGCATCGACATCGGCAGACTGGCCATTCGTTACCAGGCACAGGCTGGGCAGTTGCCAGTGGACGAATTTCTCCGCCGTGAGCTTGCCCCGGTAAACACCGGCCGGGTGCCTTTGCTGGATGAGCCGCGGGATATCGTCCTTTATGGTTTCGGGCGTATCGGCCGTCTTTTGGCCCGGATACTCATTGAAAAGGCGGGAAGCGGTGAAAAACTGCGCATCAGAGCGGCGGTGGTCCGCAAGGGGAGTGCCGGAGACCTGGCGAAGCGTGCCAGCCTTCTGCGTCGTGACTCGGTCCATGGTCAGTTCCACGGCATCATCACCATCGATGAAGAGGAAAACGCCATCATTGCCAACGGCAACATGATCCGCATCATCTATGCTGACGCTCCGGAAGATGTGAATTATACCCAATACGGTATTCACAATGCCATTCTCATCGACAACACCGGTAAATGGCGTGATCGGGACGGGCTGGGGCGACACCTGCAGGCGAAAGGGATTGCCAAGGTCATCCTCACCGCTCCGGGCAAGGGGGACATTCCCAACGTGGTGGCCGGGGTCAATAACGAACTGATTACTGCCGAAGAGACCCTGTTTTCGGCCGCCAGTTGCACCACCAATGCCATCGTGCCGGTGTTGAAGGCCGTGAACGACCGCTTTGGCATCGTCAGCGGCCACGTGGAAACCTGCCACTCCTATACCAATGACCAAAACCTCATTGACAATTACCACAAGGCTTCCCGCCGTGGCCGGAGCGCTCCTCTCAACATGGTCATTACCGAGACCGGTGCCGCCAAGGCGGTGGCCAAGGCCCTGCCCGAGCTGACCGGCAAGCTGACCGGCAACGCCATCCGGGTGCCGACCCCCAACGTCTCCCTGGCCATACTCAACCTGGAACTCAAGCAAGGGGCTACGGTGGAGACTCTGAACGGATACCTGCGCGACATCTCGCTGGAATCGCCACTGCAGAACCAGATCGACTTCACCAACTCGCCGGAGGTGGTATCCAGTGATTTCGTCGGTTCCCGCCATGCCGGGGTCGTAGATTCCCTGGCGACTATTGTCCAGGGTAACCGCTGTGTCCTCTATGTCTGGTACGACAATGAGTTCGGTTACAGCTGTCAGGTGGTGCGCATGGTGCAGAAGATGGCTGGTCTTGAGTTGCCGGCAATGCCCAGCTGA